A genomic window from Candidatus Hydrogenedentota bacterium includes:
- a CDS encoding iron-sulfur cluster assembly accessory protein: MEPPKALVKATPDAIAALRAMKDGPEAAGKEGVRLGVKGGGCSGFSYVLDFDNPREGDNTLEQDGVKFFMDRKSAIYLKGIVLDYRAGLQGKGFVFQNPNATSTCGCGESFSV; this comes from the coding sequence ATGGAACCGCCCAAGGCGCTGGTGAAGGCCACGCCCGACGCCATTGCCGCGCTCCGCGCCATGAAGGACGGGCCCGAGGCCGCCGGCAAGGAAGGCGTGCGGCTCGGGGTTAAGGGCGGCGGCTGTTCCGGCTTTTCGTACGTGCTCGATTTCGATAACCCGCGCGAAGGCGACAACACCCTGGAGCAGGACGGCGTGAAGTTCTTCATGGACCGCAAGTCCGCGATCTATCTCAAGGGCATCGTGCTCGACTACCGCGCCGGCCTGCAGGGAAAAGGCTTCGTCTTCCAGAACCCCAACGCCACAAGCACCTGCGGCTGCGGGGAATCGTTCTCGGTATAG
- a CDS encoding DUF1858 domain-containing protein, with protein MLEAKDKYFRLDMPVAEAMAMHPRVAEVFAAFHLGGCSHCGIAHYETIEQVCMGYGVDAEVLLEVLEGLMEHDPQEHAAAAPSTSPGESGADAE; from the coding sequence ATGCTCGAAGCGAAAGACAAGTACTTCCGGCTCGATATGCCGGTGGCCGAGGCGATGGCGATGCATCCCCGCGTTGCCGAGGTCTTTGCGGCGTTTCACCTGGGCGGATGCTCGCACTGTGGTATCGCCCACTATGAAACCATCGAACAGGTGTGCATGGGCTATGGCGTGGACGCCGAAGTGCTGCTGGAGGTCCTTGAGGGCCTCATGGAGCACGACCCGCAGGAGCATGCCGCCGCGGCCCCGTCCACCAGCCCGGGCGAATCCGGCGCGGACGCCGAGTAA
- a CDS encoding Rieske 2Fe-2S domain-containing protein, translating to MDYVKLAHIQDFAHTRIRSYRLLARPVGIIKLPDGSFIATEVGCKHENADLTQGRMEGDVVTCPWHGWKYNLVTGECLRGSSACLRRHGIRIEGDDIYVSLRPLDAEPIPEDWGPPLR from the coding sequence GTGGATTACGTCAAACTTGCCCACATACAGGACTTCGCACATACGCGCATCCGATCGTACCGGCTGCTGGCGCGCCCGGTGGGCATTATCAAGCTGCCCGACGGCTCGTTCATCGCCACGGAGGTGGGCTGCAAGCACGAAAACGCCGATCTCACCCAGGGCCGGATGGAGGGGGATGTCGTGACCTGCCCCTGGCACGGCTGGAAGTACAACCTGGTGACCGGCGAATGCCTCCGCGGCAGCAGCGCGTGCCTCCGGCGCCACGGGATCCGGATTGAGGGGGACGATATCTACGTTTCGCTCCGTCCGCTGGATGCGGAGCCGATTCCGGAGGACTGGGGGCCCCCGTTGCGGTAG
- a CDS encoding CPBP family intramembrane metalloprotease has product MPSSAKPTHTDTGGATIAPGRTLVVLLYVAVVLTVDTLAATRTAWPLNWGMFSWHLGNILPATQSGFFARFDLFKFIFWLLIPVCACLPRMDWAYLLRGPWKRPDLVFLAAIAAAGMAAMFLIPLVPALREFYPPRSDLPLAVRLHFFAIQLVWTLSWVVGWEFLHRYALLRAVQREPLDGGLPGWRGSQWGWLLVPLAETLYHLQKAWLEAAGMFALSLVLTWWCLRRRNWLLALVVHLIIEVELLLFLTFFG; this is encoded by the coding sequence TTGCCAAGTAGCGCCAAACCAACACATACAGATACCGGGGGCGCGACGATAGCGCCCGGGCGGACCCTGGTGGTGCTGCTGTATGTCGCCGTCGTACTCACCGTCGACACCCTCGCCGCGACCCGAACTGCGTGGCCGCTGAACTGGGGCATGTTCTCCTGGCATCTGGGCAACATCCTCCCGGCGACTCAAAGCGGTTTTTTTGCGCGTTTTGATCTGTTTAAGTTTATATTCTGGCTTTTGATCCCCGTTTGCGCCTGCCTGCCGCGCATGGACTGGGCCTATCTCCTCCGGGGGCCCTGGAAACGCCCCGATCTCGTCTTTCTCGCCGCGATCGCCGCCGCCGGCATGGCGGCCATGTTCCTCATTCCCCTCGTGCCGGCCCTGCGCGAGTTCTACCCACCCCGATCCGACCTGCCCCTGGCGGTCCGCCTGCATTTTTTCGCCATCCAACTGGTCTGGACCCTTTCGTGGGTCGTCGGCTGGGAGTTTCTCCACCGCTACGCCCTCCTGCGAGCGGTGCAGCGGGAGCCGCTGGACGGCGGGCTGCCGGGATGGCGCGGGTCCCAATGGGGGTGGCTGCTGGTTCCCCTGGCCGAGACGCTCTACCACCTGCAGAAAGCCTGGCTGGAGGCGGCGGGGATGTTCGCGCTTTCCCTCGTGCTGACGTGGTGGTGCCTGCGGCGGCGAAACTGGCTGCTAGCGCTGGTTGTGCACCTGATCATCGAGGTGGAACTGCTGCTGTTCCTCACCTTCTTCGGGTAG
- the nth gene encoding endonuclease III — protein MAKVSRSKAAQQARAREVYARLVDLYPDIRCTLDYHSPFQLLIMTALAAQCTDARVNIVCQDLFPKYPTPQAFLDADIKDIERMIHSCGFYRQKAKNIMATCKSLVEQFGGEVPQTMEELVQLAGVGRKTANVVLGECFGHQGVIVDTHCTRLTNRLGFTKNQDAVKIEKDLMKVWPPEHWTLFSHFMVFHGRAVCTARAPKCSQCALRDLCPFPDTAEGKKIAK, from the coding sequence GTGGCGAAAGTAAGCCGGTCGAAAGCAGCGCAGCAGGCGCGCGCCCGGGAGGTCTACGCCCGGCTCGTCGATCTTTACCCCGACATCCGCTGCACCCTGGATTACCACAGCCCCTTCCAGCTCCTCATAATGACCGCGCTCGCGGCCCAGTGCACGGATGCCCGCGTGAACATCGTCTGCCAGGATCTTTTCCCCAAATACCCCACGCCCCAGGCCTTCCTCGACGCCGATATCAAGGATATCGAGCGTATGATCCACTCCTGCGGCTTCTACCGGCAGAAGGCGAAGAACATCATGGCCACCTGCAAGAGCCTCGTGGAACAATTCGGCGGCGAGGTGCCCCAGACCATGGAGGAACTCGTCCAGCTGGCGGGGGTGGGCCGAAAGACCGCCAATGTGGTGCTCGGGGAGTGCTTCGGACATCAGGGGGTCATCGTGGATACCCACTGCACGCGCCTCACGAACCGGCTCGGCTTCACCAAGAACCAGGACGCCGTCAAGATCGAAAAGGACCTCATGAAGGTTTGGCCGCCTGAGCACTGGACGCTGTTTTCCCACTTCATGGTGTTCCACGGACGGGCGGTATGCACGGCGCGGGCCCCGAAATGCTCACAATGCGCCCTCCGGGACCTCTGCCCCTTCCCGGACACGGCGGAAGGCAAGAAGATTGCCAAGTAG
- the polX gene encoding DNA polymerase/3'-5' exonuclease PolX produces the protein MDKKAVASALDEIAMLMELKGENPFRVRSYTNGARTLEGLQEDLATIVAEGRLREIKGIGEGLAAIITELVETGESADLKSLRAEFPESIYELFAIPGLGPKRIKQVYQALGIDSLDKLEAACRNDELKPLKGIGAKMQAKILEGIEFARAHTGSFHFDKAEAQAEALVAFLKDSGLVAEIAVTGSLRRRKEVIKDIDLVAVAKDPAALMRAFVEAPGVKQVVGHGETKSSVRFETGIGADLRVVDAAEFPYTLLHFTGSKEHNVVLRQRAKERDLKLNEYGLFTSDDALVQCKSEKEIYKTLDLPFIPPELREDRGEFEPKKTPRLLEEKDLRGLIHCHTTYSDGKNTLDEMVEATRERGYEYMLITDHSQSAGYAGGLKPDRVKKQQAEIAALNNKLKGFRVLSGIESDIRIDGSLDYDEDVLATFDLVIASVHNKLDMDEEEATKRVIAAIENPYTAILGHPSGRLLLSRKGFPLDYEKVFDACVANKVAVEINANCKRLDIDWRHIRHGRDKGVLFSIGPDAHSVAGLDFVRYGVGIARKGWLEKEHCINCWTAEELLAWRK, from the coding sequence ATGGATAAGAAAGCGGTGGCGTCGGCCCTCGACGAAATCGCCATGCTCATGGAGCTCAAGGGCGAGAACCCGTTTCGCGTCCGCTCCTACACCAACGGCGCCCGAACGCTGGAGGGCCTGCAAGAGGACCTGGCCACCATCGTGGCGGAAGGACGCCTGCGCGAAATCAAGGGCATTGGCGAGGGGCTTGCCGCGATCATCACCGAGCTCGTGGAAACCGGCGAGAGCGCGGATTTGAAGAGCCTGCGCGCCGAGTTTCCGGAGAGCATCTACGAGCTCTTCGCCATTCCCGGGCTCGGGCCGAAGCGCATCAAGCAGGTCTACCAAGCGCTGGGCATCGATTCGCTCGACAAGCTGGAGGCCGCCTGCCGGAACGATGAACTCAAGCCCCTCAAGGGCATCGGCGCGAAGATGCAGGCGAAAATCCTGGAGGGCATCGAATTCGCGCGCGCACACACCGGCTCCTTCCATTTCGATAAGGCCGAGGCCCAGGCCGAGGCGCTCGTGGCGTTCCTGAAGGACTCCGGTCTGGTGGCGGAAATCGCCGTGACCGGGAGCCTGCGGCGGCGCAAGGAAGTGATTAAGGACATCGACCTGGTGGCGGTCGCAAAGGACCCCGCCGCGCTTATGCGGGCGTTTGTGGAGGCGCCTGGAGTGAAGCAGGTCGTCGGCCATGGCGAGACGAAATCCTCCGTGCGCTTCGAAACCGGCATCGGCGCGGATCTGCGCGTGGTGGATGCGGCGGAATTCCCCTACACCCTGCTCCACTTCACCGGCAGCAAGGAGCACAACGTCGTCCTGCGCCAGCGCGCAAAAGAGCGCGATCTCAAGCTGAACGAGTACGGCCTGTTCACGAGCGATGACGCGCTGGTCCAGTGCAAATCCGAGAAGGAAATCTACAAGACGCTCGACCTCCCCTTCATCCCGCCGGAATTACGCGAGGATCGCGGCGAATTCGAGCCGAAGAAGACGCCCCGCCTGCTGGAGGAAAAGGACCTCAGGGGGCTCATCCACTGCCACACCACCTACAGCGACGGCAAGAACACCCTCGACGAAATGGTGGAGGCCACCCGGGAGCGTGGCTATGAATACATGCTCATCACCGATCACAGCCAGTCCGCGGGCTACGCCGGCGGCCTGAAGCCGGATCGCGTGAAAAAACAGCAGGCGGAAATCGCCGCACTCAACAATAAACTCAAGGGCTTTCGCGTGCTCTCGGGGATTGAGTCGGACATCCGCATCGATGGCTCGCTCGATTACGACGAGGACGTGCTGGCTACTTTTGACCTGGTGATCGCGTCGGTGCACAACAAGCTCGACATGGACGAGGAAGAGGCCACCAAACGCGTCATCGCGGCCATCGAGAATCCCTACACCGCGATCCTCGGCCACCCCTCCGGCCGTCTGCTCCTGTCGCGCAAGGGCTTTCCGCTCGATTACGAGAAGGTCTTCGACGCCTGCGTGGCCAACAAAGTGGCGGTTGAGATCAACGCGAACTGCAAACGCCTCGACATCGACTGGCGCCACATCCGCCATGGGCGTGACAAAGGCGTGCTTTTCTCCATCGGCCCGGATGCCCACAGCGTCGCGGGGCTGGACTTCGTCCGCTACGGCGTCGGCATCGCGCGCAAAGGCTGGCTGGAGAAGGAACACTGTATCAACTGCTGGACGGCCGAGGAATTGCTCGCGTGGCGAAAGTAA
- the crcB gene encoding fluoride efflux transporter CrcB, with translation MNSSLSFNILVVALSGALGALARYGVYGLVRHLGWQGFPWATFLVNMIGCLLFGIFVSVAEHRIPFADHTKLAVLVGFMGSFTTFSTFAVDAGALLREGQVGLAAVYVIGQNALGIGLIFLGLYAGRYVGVTHG, from the coding sequence GTGAACAGCAGTCTCTCCTTCAATATCCTCGTCGTCGCCCTGTCGGGCGCCTTGGGCGCGCTCGCCCGCTACGGCGTCTACGGCCTCGTCCGCCACCTGGGCTGGCAGGGCTTTCCGTGGGCCACCTTCCTCGTGAATATGATCGGGTGCCTGCTCTTCGGCATCTTCGTGTCCGTGGCGGAGCACCGCATTCCCTTCGCGGATCACACGAAACTGGCGGTCCTCGTGGGGTTCATGGGCTCCTTCACCACCTTTTCCACTTTCGCCGTGGACGCTGGCGCATTGCTGCGGGAGGGCCAGGTCGGCCTCGCCGCGGTCTACGTTATCGGCCAGAACGCGCTCGGCATCGGCCTGATTTTCCTCGGGTTGTATGCGGGCCGCTATGTGGGAGTCACCCATGGATAA
- a CDS encoding PLP-dependent transferase: MPRKPRFRRNPVQFRTRAIHAGQGPDPLHGAVMTPVYQTSTFAFNAPDDAGEFDYSRSGNPTRKALEECLASLENGTRGFAFATGMAAETTLLMLLEAGDHLIASNECYGGTYRVLMSVMKNKGIEIDLINLNDLPAVRHAIKPNTKMIWIESPTNPLMTVVDLEALGKIGQANNILTVVDNTFLSPYLQNPLDLGIDIVVHSTTKYINGHSDVVGGGVVVKDAALGERIYFLQNAIGAVQGPWDCFLVLRGIKTLALRMEAHVKNAQALAEYLEAHPKIEKVLYPGLPSHPQYELNKKQARGAGGTFSFYVKGGVDEAYALLGKLELFSQAVSLGGVESLIEYPWTMTHGTIPEQARRDMGIAANLVRVSVGLEDIDDLIADFARALG, from the coding sequence ATGCCGCGCAAACCCCGATTCAGGAGAAACCCCGTGCAATTCCGTACCCGCGCCATCCACGCCGGCCAGGGCCCCGACCCGCTCCACGGCGCCGTGATGACCCCGGTCTATCAGACCTCCACCTTCGCCTTCAACGCCCCCGACGACGCCGGCGAATTCGACTATTCGCGCTCCGGCAACCCGACGCGCAAGGCGCTGGAGGAATGCCTGGCGTCGCTGGAAAACGGGACGCGAGGCTTCGCGTTCGCCACGGGCATGGCGGCGGAGACGACGCTGCTCATGCTGCTGGAGGCGGGGGACCACCTGATCGCGAGCAACGAGTGCTACGGCGGCACCTACCGGGTGCTCATGAGCGTGATGAAGAACAAGGGCATCGAGATCGATCTGATCAACCTCAATGATCTGCCCGCCGTGCGCCACGCGATTAAGCCGAACACGAAGATGATCTGGATCGAATCGCCCACAAACCCGCTGATGACCGTGGTGGACCTGGAGGCGCTGGGGAAGATCGGGCAGGCGAACAATATCCTCACCGTGGTGGACAACACGTTTCTGTCGCCCTACCTGCAGAACCCCCTCGACCTCGGCATCGACATCGTGGTGCATTCGACGACCAAGTACATCAACGGCCACTCCGACGTGGTTGGCGGCGGCGTGGTGGTGAAAGATGCCGCGCTCGGCGAGCGCATCTACTTCCTGCAGAACGCCATCGGCGCGGTGCAGGGGCCCTGGGACTGCTTTCTCGTGCTGCGCGGCATCAAGACGCTCGCCCTGCGCATGGAAGCGCACGTGAAGAACGCGCAGGCCCTCGCGGAATACCTCGAGGCGCACCCGAAGATCGAAAAAGTGCTCTATCCCGGACTGCCGAGCCACCCGCAGTATGAATTAAACAAGAAACAGGCGCGCGGCGCGGGGGGGACTTTTTCGTTCTACGTGAAGGGCGGCGTGGACGAGGCCTACGCCCTCCTCGGCAAGCTGGAGCTCTTCTCGCAGGCTGTGTCCCTCGGCGGCGTTGAATCGCTGATCGAATACCCCTGGACCATGACCCACGGGACGATCCCCGAGCAGGCGCGCAGGGACATGGGCATCGCCGCGAACCTCGTGCGCGTGTCCGTGGGCCTGGAGGACATTGACGACCTGATCGCCGATTTCGCGCGGGCGCTGGGATAG
- a CDS encoding type II toxin-antitoxin system Phd/YefM family antitoxin: MIQAQESYTLVEFTQHAMDHIARLKSSGQPEVLTVDGKAEVVVQDAAAYQALLDRLDSIEAIASVKASMAEFERGEGIPFQEGIAALREKHGIPSLD, translated from the coding sequence ATGATTCAAGCCCAAGAATCCTATACCCTGGTCGAGTTCACCCAACACGCCATGGACCACATCGCCCGGCTCAAGTCCAGCGGCCAGCCCGAAGTTTTGACGGTGGACGGCAAAGCTGAGGTGGTCGTACAGGATGCCGCAGCCTACCAGGCCCTTCTGGATCGGCTGGATTCCATCGAGGCCATCGCGTCGGTAAAGGCGTCCATGGCCGAATTCGAGCGCGGCGAAGGAATACCGTTTCAAGAGGGCATCGCCGCCCTTCGAGAAAAGCATGGAATTCCGAGTCTCGATTAG
- a CDS encoding type II toxin-antitoxin system RelE/ParE family toxin, giving the protein MEFRVSISPTALADIEALLLGKAERSLEFAAIWLLDLEVATKALSELPLRCGLAYEARAFNIQVRQFIYGKGRDTYRVLFTVEGDEVRVHHVRHTRQKPLEKDDFPRK; this is encoded by the coding sequence ATGGAATTCCGAGTCTCGATTAGTCCTACAGCACTCGCGGACATCGAGGCATTATTGCTCGGTAAAGCCGAACGCTCTCTGGAATTCGCCGCTATCTGGTTGCTTGATTTGGAAGTTGCTACAAAGGCGCTCTCAGAGCTACCGTTGCGATGCGGCCTTGCATACGAGGCACGCGCGTTTAACATACAGGTCCGCCAATTTATCTACGGGAAGGGACGCGATACGTATCGAGTGCTCTTTACCGTCGAGGGAGATGAGGTTCGAGTTCATCACGTACGCCATACGCGCCAGAAACCGCTCGAAAAAGACGACTTCCCCAGAAAGTAG
- a CDS encoding HD domain-containing protein, which yields MATLERALVIAAEAHAGMTDKGGAPYILHPLRLMHQMTTADERIVALLHDVVEDSPWTLEALRAEGFSENVVAAVDGLTRREGEPYEDFIARGAANPLARRVKLADIEDNLDLRRLGELEEKDLARLQRYQRARRVILAAIAGE from the coding sequence ATGGCCACACTCGAACGCGCGCTCGTTATCGCCGCAGAGGCACACGCGGGCATGACCGACAAGGGCGGCGCACCCTATATCCTCCACCCGCTGCGGCTCATGCACCAGATGACTACGGCCGACGAACGGATTGTCGCCCTGCTCCACGATGTGGTGGAAGACTCCCCCTGGACGCTTGAGGCCCTCCGCGCGGAAGGCTTCTCCGAGAACGTCGTGGCGGCGGTGGACGGCCTCACCCGCCGCGAAGGCGAGCCCTACGAAGACTTCATCGCGCGCGGCGCGGCCAACCCGCTCGCGCGGCGGGTCAAGCTGGCGGACATTGAAGACAACCTGGACCTGCGCCGATTGGGGGAGCTGGAGGAGAAGGACCTGGCGCGCCTGCAACGCTACCAGCGCGCGCGGCGGGTGATCCTGGCGGCAATCGCCGGCGAATAA